acggcgcgtgtcacgctcctgagtaggccaccaaaagcgctggcgaatagaagcaagagtacctcgaacgccgggatgaccagctaacttggcagagtgagcccactgaagaacagccagacgagtagaaacaggaacgaaaagaaggttactaggacaagcgcgcggcgacgcagtgtgcgtgagtgcttgcttaacctgtctttcaattccccagactgtcaacccgacaacacgcccataaggaagaatcccctcgggatcagtagaagccacagaagaactaaagagacgggataaggcatcaggcttggtgttcttactacccggacggtaagaaatcacaaactcgaaacgagcgaaaaacaacgcccaacgagcttgacgtgcattaagtcgtttggcagaacggatgtactcaaggttcttatggtctgtccaaacgacaaaaggaacggtcgccccctccaaccactgtcgccattcgcctagggctaagcggatggcgagcagttcgtggttacccacatcatagttgcgttccgatggcgacaggcgatgagaaaataagcgcaaggatgaaccttatcgtcagactggaagcgctgggatagaatggctcccacgcctacctctgaagcgtcaacctcgacaatgaattgtctagtgacgtcaggagtaacgaggataggagcggacgtaaaacgttctttgagaagatcaaaagctccctgggcggaaccggaccacttaaaacacgtcttgacagaagtaagagctgtgagaggggcagcaacttgaccgaaattacgaatgaaacgccgatagaaattagcaaaacctagaaagcgctgcaactcgacacgtgaccttggaacgggccactcactgacagcttggaccttagcgggatccatctgaatgccttcagcggaaataacagaaccgagaaaagtaacggaggagacatgaaaagagcacttctcagccttcacgtagagacaattctctaaaaggcgctggagtacacgtcgaacgtgctgaacatgaatctcgagtgacggtgaaaaaatcaggatatcgtcaaggtagacaaaaacaaagatgttcagcatgtctctcagaacatcattaactaatgcctgaaaaacagctggcgcattggcgagaccaaacggcagaacccggtactcaaaatgccctaacggagtgttaaacgccgttttccactcgtccccctctctgatgcgcacgagatggtaagcgttacgaaggtccaacttagtaaagcacctggctccctgcagaatctcgaaggctgatgacataaggggaagcggataacgattcttaaccgttatgtcattcagccctcgataatccacgcaggggcgcagagtaccgtccttcttcttaaaaaaaaaaaccccgccccggcaggagaggaagaaggcactacggtgccggcgtcaagagacacagacaaataatcctcgagagccttacgttcgggagccgacagagagtatagtctaccccgaggaggagtggtccccggaaggagatcaatactacaatcatacgaccggtgaggaggaagggagttggctctggaccgactgaagaccgtgcgcagatcatgatattcctccggcactcctgtcaaatcgccaggttcctcctgagaagtggggacagaagaaatgggagggatagcagacattaaacacttcacatgacaagaaacgttccaggataggatagaattactagaccaattaatagaaggattatgacatactagccagggatgacccaaaacaacaggtgtaaaaggtgaacgaaaaatcaaaaaggaaatagtctcactgtggttaccagatactgtgagggttaaaggtagtgtctcatatctgatactggggagatgactaccatctaaggcgaacatgggcgtaggcttctctaactgtctgaaaggaatgtcatgtttccgagcccatgcttcgtccataaaacaaccctcagccccagagtctatcaaggcactgcatgtagcacccgaaccggtccagcgtagatggaccgacatagtagtacagaatcttgatggagagacctgagtagtagcgctcaccagtagccctccgcttactgatgagctctggcttttactggacatgaattgacaaaatgtccagcaagtccgcaatagaggcacaggcggttggtgatcctccgttccctctccttagtcgagatgcgaatacctcccagctgcatgggctcagtctctgagccagaggagggagatggttgcggtgcggagcggggaaacaccgttaacgcgagctctcttccacgagcttggtgacgaagatctacccgtcgttctatgcggatggcgagagcaatcaaagagtccacactggaaggaacctcccgggagagaatctcatctttaacctctgcgtggagtccctccagaaaacgagcgagcagcgccggctcgttccagtcactagaggcagcaagagtgcgaaactctatagagtaatccgttatggatcgatcaccttgacatagggaagccagggccctagaagcctccctaccaaaaactgaacggtcaaaaacccgaatcatctcctctttaaagttctggtaattgttagaacaatcagcccttgcctcccagatagctgtgccccactctcgagcccggccagtaaggagtgatatgacgtaagcaacccgagctctctctagagtatgtgttggttggagagagaacacaatatcacactgggtgagaaaggagcggcattccgtgggctgcccggagtaacaaggtgggttattaaccctaggttccggaggctcggcagaccaggaagtaacaggtggcacgagacgaagactctggaactgtccagagaggtcggaaacctgagcggccaggttctccacggcatgacgagcagcagacaattcctgctcgtgtctgccgagcatgactccttggatctcgagggcagtgttacgagcgtctgtagtcgctgggtccattctttggtcggatccttctgttatgcaggtgaatgaggacccaaaagcgacttggcgaaaacagagtctttattccagtaaaggaaataggcaatactcctagacaaatcggagcagaaaacaaaacataaaaaactaattccactcgtagtgacgaggacagactggagacttgaccataaactgtaggttgcctcgggaaggcaccgaccgtagcagactcagacacctgctcacacgcagcatctgagggaaacaagacacgacagggcgagacaaagacacagcacggtgaacaatatacaaggatccgacaggacagaaacggaagacaaggggagaaatagggactctaatcagagggcaagatacggaacaggtgtgaaaagattagatgattgattaggggaataggaacagctgggagcaggaacggaacgatagagagaagagagagagggagggagagagaaaaaaagggaacgaacctaataagaccagcagggggaaaacgaacagaagggaaagcaaaatgacaagacaatataagacaaaacatgacagagatcTACATTCATATCAGATGTGTTCTTCCAGTGTATTCACCTTTCCTTATTTCTATGTTGGATTGTGTTTCAGCTTGCAGATGGAAAGTCTTCAAACCTATGAACAGACTTTGTACTGAATACATGTAACGGAATTGAATTGTGATGATACTGATGAATGAATCCTGCGCACAATGTGCCTTCTTTTCCATTTTCTTTTTGATCAGGGATTATATTTGTTTTAATGTGTGTTCAATTGTTTGGTGAAATAAGCTTAAAAGCAGAGTAATTTCTAATATCCTATAATGCTGCATCTTTTGATTAATATATTTATGTTTTGAGAAAGCaccaacattttaaaatgtttttactgTTTTCAAAAGACCACAGAGTTCTGTGTCTTTAGAACACGGTTTTGAAAATCAACATTGTTCCAAGAAATGCTTGTACGccattgagaaaaactgtaactcATCATCTTCGACATTGTGACCTTCCATTACGAGCTTTGCTTTGGTGTTGGCTGAGGCCTATCCATTCATATCAGCAGTTctccactgtactcacctgtCCTTATTTCTACTGGGGATTGGCTTTCTGCTTGGTGGTGGAAAGTCTACCAACCTGTCAGCAGAGCAGCCTACGTATTGAATACATTGGATTGTGATCATACCAATGAATGAATGCTGCACAAAATGTACTTATTTTACATGTTATTTTGATTCAGGAAGGATATATAATTTGATGTGTATGACATTGTTTGGTAAAATATGCAtaaaaggtgagcatttgcccataATTATGCATCATTTAATAGTATTCTGATCATCATGATTTAGTGACTGCAAATAAAATCTATTGATTAAATGTGAGGCAACTTGAGGCAAAAGGTATATATGGCTGTGATAATCTTCTTGCAGGCAGTCATGTTCTTTGGAAGAATGTATTTGCCATTTTGGCAGTATAGTTTTGATGATGTATTTGCTTTTTGAGAAGGCAACTACATATGCATTTACTATTTTGCAAAAGGCTACAGAGTTCTCTGACTGTTTTGAAAATGGGCAACATTGTTCCAAAAAAATGCTTGTACATGATTGAGAAACTCTAACTGATCTTTTATAACCCAAGGTAACAGTGATACACAAACTGTCTCTTTATACGTATTCCCTTTAGTACAATAACAGCGATACTGGGTGCACATCCAGGTGGAACACCTAAACCAGAAGAGGTCCAGATTCCTGAAGAAAACATACGACGTTATATAGAAAGACAAGTCACTCATGACATCATGCTACTGAAGCTGCCTAAGGCATACCCTCAGTTCACTACCATTCAGCTTCCTCCTTCTACATGCCAGACACCTGAGTTGAAGGAGAATGTGAGAATTGCAGGCTGGAGTTACACAGAAGGTGAATAACACACAGAGTTGAGTGATGCACAAGAACCTACTTGCAGGATTTATATCATTTTCTCTAATCTAACTCCACAGATGGTAGAAAGCCAGAGAAACTACAGTGTTCAAAATCAGGAGACCTCCAAGTCACTGCGTGTTACCCCACAGAAGATGCTCAAACCAAAATTCAAATGCGATTCTGCGCAGCAGCTCCAGGGAAGATGGACGCCTGCCATGTAAGACTGACTTCAATTCACACGCTTACAATTCCCTGCCTAGTTACATATCATTTCTGCCCCAAAAATAACAGTGGTGGGTGACTAACTTATCTAATTTTATTTACAGTAAAAGTCAATCGAACAACCTTCATAATCTTTTATCATTACTTTATCAAATGAAGAGTTGAGAGTTGATTACTGAATAATGTGATTAGTGCTGTTGGCATGCAAACCATTTGTTGTACTTCTTAATGTAGGCCCATCGCATTAAATAGATCATATTTGTGTTTATTCTTCTGTACCTCACACAGGGGGACTCTGGAGGAAGTCTGATGAACACAGAAGGCCTCCTGTATGGTGTGACCTCACGGGCTAGTAAAACAGAGTGTAAAGTTATAATCAACTTCATGGATGTATGCAAGTACCGAGGATGGATAATGGAAGAAATCAATAAAGATAATTCATTGAATAGTGAGTAAACAAATGATGTACTCcaaataaaaggtgttctcagATCTCCAGATCTCCTTGAGTGAATCCTGGAATATTCTTTGCCTGTACACAGTCTAGCAGGATTGTAGTGTTTTGGCAGAAAGCCAGTAGCGGTGCGTGGGTTCAAAAATAttcatattacaacctatgtgttgtgataattgtgtttgctctataacctgttagttcatatgccttccGACCATGCTATATAGGCCTAAAGCCCAGACAatgagaagacacagtggcatagtaaattcaaccacacctttgtttcatcacaaaaccggagagcaacctctgtctggGGAactccacaaagcatattgcatgtaacaaatgcttacatgacctacagcatggtcaaggaAGTTAATGTTTACAACATTttcactaaacaactattgatttagaaccacggagagttacTGCAAgtagcaaagaaaacaggagctgcctccactgttccagcaccatttcaacttcaacaacATCAAATCATCTATGCTTAgtttaatacagtgacaactaaagaATACCAAAAACTATTTATtacaatcaacgtaagctaaatatgatgtgtcTGTTAATGCTTGATTCGGATTTCTGTGGGTGTGTGGCAtttgtgcaagtagaaaaactTGAATTTGTGGTTAGATCAGAATtgccattataatcattggctAGCATGGAGGATTAATTAAAACCACTAGTCCAAATCACTATCTCCACCATGGCCAATTTAGGAAAGGGatcattttagctagctagccaccagaggacaacaacacaaccaatTTATGTCAGTGACGTTTGGCTCTCGATGTGATATGATTGGAGTAATgaaaaatcaatcaaatgtatatataaagcccttattacatcagctgatgtcacaaagtgctgtacagaaaaccagcctaaaacaagcaatgcaggtgtagaagcacggtggctaggaaaaaaaccctggaaaggccggaacctaggaagaaacttagagaggaaccaggctaggaggggtggccagtcctcttctggctgtgccggggggagattataacagaacatggccaagatgttcaaatattcatagaagaccagcagggtcaaataataataaccacagtggttgtagagggtgcaacaggtcagcacctcaggagtaaatgtcagttggcttttcatagccgatcattgagagtatctctaccgttcCTGCTGTTTCTAgaaagttgaaaacagcaggtctgggacaggtagcacgttcggtgaacaggtcagagttccatatccgcaagcagaacagttgaaactggagcagcagcacgatcAGGTGGACTTGGGACAGCAAacagtcatcaggccaggtagtcctgagttatggtcctagggctcaggtcctgtgagagagagcgagagcgagagcgagagcgagagcgagagcgagagcgagagcgagagcgagagcgagagcgagagcgagagagagagagagagagagaaagaaagaaagaaagaaagaaagaaagaaagaaagaaagaaagaaagaaagaaagaaagaaagaaagaaagaaagaaagaaagaaagaaagaaagaaagaaagaaagaaagaaaaagagagagaaatagagagagcatacttaaattcacacaggataaggataagacaggataaatactccagatataacagtctgacctagccccccgacacataaactattgcagcataaatactggaggctgagacaggaggggtcgagagacactgtggccccctTCCGACGATACCCGATACCCCTGTCCGACGAcactcccggacagggccaaacaggcaggatataacatttacattacatttaagtcatttagcagacgctcttatccagagtgacttacaaattggtgcattcaccttatgacatccagtggaacaaccactttacaatagtgcatctaaatattttaagggggggggggtgagaaggattactttatcctatcctaggtattccttaaagaggtggggtttcaggtgtctccggaaggtggtgattgactccgctgtcctggcgtcgtgagggagtttgttccaccattggggagccagagcagcgaacagttttgactgagctgagcgggaactgtacttcctcagtggtagggaggcgagcaggccagaggtggatgaacgcagtgcccttatttgggtgtagggcctgatcagagcctggaggtactgaggtgccgttcccctcacagctccgtaggcaagcaccatggtcttgtagcggatgcgagcttcaactggaagccagtggagagagcggaggagcggggtgacgtgagagaacttaaCCCCACCCACGtcgccaaagcacagcccccacaccactagagggatatcttcaagcaccaacttaccatcctgagacaaggccgagtatagaccacaaagatctcccccacagAAGAAAACCAGGGGGGGGGGGCGAACCCGGACAGGAAGAACACGTCAGTGACCCAACCCACTCAAGCGACGCACCCCTCCtaaggacggcatggaagagcacaagtaagccagtgactcagcccctgtaatagggtttgaggtagagaatcccagtggagagaagggaaccggccaggtagagacagcaagggcgggtCGTTGCTcgagtgcctttccgttcaccttcacactcctgggccagactacagtAAATcctaggacctactgaagagataagtcttcaataaagacttaaaggttgagaccgagtctgcgtctctcacatggataggcagaccgtTGCATAAAAATGGAGCGctgtaggagaaagccctgcctttTTGCAATGCTACGTAGatagaaaaaagctgtccttgaaacagtcttgatatgttcgtcaaaagagagatcagggaccAGAGTAATGCTgaagtccttcacagttttatttgagacgactgcaCAACTATcaatattaattgtcagattcaacagaagatctcattgtttcttgggacctagaacttgcatctctgttttgtccaagtttaaaagtagaacatttgcccccatcacttccttatgtctgaaacacaggcttccagggagggcaattttggggcttcaacatgtttcatcgaaatgtacagctgtgtgtcatccgcatagcagtgaaagttaacattatgtttccgaatgacatcaccaagaggtcaaatatatagtgaaaatagtggtcctaaaacggagccttAAGGAACACCGAAagttacagttgatttgtcagaggacaaaccatctacagagacaaactgatatctttccgactgATAAGATcgaaaccaggccagaacttgtccgtgtagaccaatttgggattccaatctctccaaaagaatgtggtgatcgatgatatcaaaagcagcactaaggtctaggagcacgagcacagatgcagagcctcggtctgtcaccattaaaaggtaatttaccaccttcacaagggCAGTCTCAGTGTtttgatggggtctaaaaccagactgaagcgtttcatgtacagtttaagtcggaggtttacaaacacttaggatggagtcaataaaacttggtttttcaaccactccacaaatttattgttaacaaactgtagttgttgcaagttggttaggacatctactttgtgcatgacacaagtaatttttccaacaattgtttacagacagattatttcacttataattcactgtatcacaattccagtggttcagaagtttacatacactaagttggctgtgcatTTAATCAGctcagaaaattccagaaaatgatgtcatggctttagaagcttctgataggctaattgacataatttgagtcaattggaggtgtacctgtggatgtatttcatggcctaccttcaaactcagtgcctctttgcttgacatcatggggaaatcaaaagaaatcagccaagaccttagaaaactgtagacctccacaggtctggttcatccttgggagaaatttccaaacacctgaaggtaccacgttcatctgtacaaacaatagtacacaagtataaacaccatgggaccacgcagccgtcataccgctcagaaaggagatgtgttctgtctgctggagatgaacgtacttggtgtgaaaagtgcaaatcaatcccagaacaacagcaaaggaccttgtgaagatacctGAGGAAACAgctacaaaggtatctatatccacaataaatcaagtcctatatcaacataacctgaaaggccgctcatcaaGGAAGAAACCATTGCTCCAAATTCGCGATAGAAATGCCAGACTACAGAttccaactgcacatggggacaaagattgtactttttggagaaatgtcctctggtctgatgaaacaaaaatggccctaaagaccatcgttatgtttggaggaaaaagggggaggcttgcaagacgaagaacaccatcccaaccgtgaagcatgggggtggcagcatcatgctgtgggggttctttgctgcagggggacttctgacccactgggaatgtgatgaaagaagataaaagcggaaataaatcattctctctactattattctgacatttaacattcttaaaacaaagtggtgatcctaactgacctaagagggaatttttactaggattaaatgtcaggaattgtgaaaaactgagtttaaatgtatttggctaaggtgtatgtaaacttccgacttcaactgtacattgttTCTCTTCAGGAAGGCattgagttgctgtgcaacagcttgTTCTAAAAttgttgagaggaatgggagattcgattaggccgatagttttttatattttctgggtcaagttttggctttttcaagagaggctttattactgccacttgtAGCGAGTTTCATACACGTCTGGTGGacagagagccgtttattatgttatACATTGCAGGGCCAAGCACaagaagcagctctttcagtagtttagttggaattgggtccagtatgcagcttgaaggttttgaggccatgattattttcagcaATGTGTCAACAGCTATAgtattaaaaaacttgagtgtctcccttgatcctaggtcctgtgCAGACTCagaacaactgagctttggaggaatgcgcagatttaaagaggtgtccgtaatttgctttctaatgatcatgatctttcgTCAAAGAAGTTGATTAATTTattactgtcaggacccggttacgaacccgggtctccggagtgagaaacagtcacttaaccaactgagccacgaatagtcggcagaacccagaagatgaggcagacacagtagtacttgagacggtgtatttaatgaagtaaaaaatgaagttcttcaggaaaacatgtaactccacaacctcaaaaggaatcctacaagaacaaaggtaatcctccaagagaaaaaaggtaaatccacaaggtggaaggtaaagcacagaAAGCCTCAAaggatactcaaaaaacaaacaaacaagaacaaaaaacagaattccacaagagagtccaccgggatcaacaagagttctcagagtactagggctgggtgctaacatacaaacacagagtaaagaacagaggaaaacaaagggtttaaatacaatcaggggaaacgaggcacaggtgcaaataataatggggatcaagggaaaacaaaaggtcaaaaggcacaatgggggcatctagtgaccaaaaaccggaacaaccctggccaaatcctgacaattactgctgaagtgaaagccatcctctctttgggaatgctgctttttagtcagctttgcgacagtatcaaaaatacattttggatcaTTCTtcttttcctcaattaagttggaaaaataggatgattgagcagcagtgagggctcttcgatactggacggtactgtctttccaagctagtcggaagacatacagtttggtgtagcgccatttccgttccaattttctggtaGCCTGCTTCAGAGctctggtattttctgtataccaggtaGCTAGTTTCTTGTGACAAATGTTTTCGGTTTAGGGGTGCGACCGCATCTAGGGTATTGCTCAAGGggtggcagcatagcctagtggttagggtgttggactagtaaccggaaggttgcaagttcaaacccccgagctgacaaggtacagatctgtcgttctgcccctgaataggcagttaacccactgttcctaggccatcattgaaaataagaatttgttcttaactgacttgcctggtaaaaaaaagaaggttatattgagttcctcagttaggtggttaactgtactctgatgtccttgggtaggtggagggagtccgGAAGgtcatctaggaatctttgtgttgtccaAGAATTTATAGAacagcttttgatgatccttggttggagtctgagcagattatttgttgcgattgcaaacataataaaatggtggtctgatagtccaggattatgagcaaaaacattaagatccacaatatttattccatgggacaaaactacatccagagtatgactgtggcagtgagttggtccggagacatgtttgacaatgatgatggctccgaaagccttttggagtggctctgtggacttttccatgagAATATTAAAGTCAtcaaaaatttgaatattatctgccatgactacaaggtccgataggaattcagggaactccgtGAGGAATGCTGTATTTGGCCAAGGAGGCCTGTAAActgtagctataaaaagtgattgagtaggctgcattgatttcatgactagaagctctaCAGATGAAAACGCAGTCGTTTTCCTTTTTGTAAATTGACATTTGCTAtggtaaatgttagcaacacctccacctttgcgggatgtgcaggggatatggtcactagtgtaacctggAGGTGAgacctcatttaacacagtaaattcatcaggcttaagccatgtttcagtcaggccaatcacatcaagattgtgatcagtgattagttcattgactataactgcttagaagtgagggatctaacattaagtagccctattttgagatgtgagatatcacaatctctttcaataatgacaggaatggagcaggtctttattccagtgagattgctgaggcgaacacctccatgtttagttttgcccaacctagatcgagacacagacacggtctcaatggggatagctgagctgactataCTGACTGTGCTaatggcagactccactatgctggcagtctggctacagcctgctgcctggcatgcaccctatctcattgtggatctaggggagttagagccctccagctaggatggagtccgtcactcctcagcaggccaggcttggtcctgtttgtgggtgagtcccagaaagagggccaattatctacaaattctggggaggggcagaaaacagttttcaaccagcgattgagttgtgagactgctgtagagctcatcacccccccccccccccagctgggagggggccagagacaattactcgatgccgacacatctttctagctgatttacacgctgaagctatgttgcgcttggtgacctctgactttttcatcctaacattgttggtgcTTTCCCTTGGCGCTGCTTGACACTGCTTTCCATTGACGCTTTTTTTTGGTGCCTCAGGACCATTCATTGTTGAGCTCACTCAggttagctcaacgctgattggatATTATTTATTTAGTTCATTTtttgctggcttcccttgcattcaatgctacgggtGGCAACAATGTCAAGCTCTTTTGGACCAgaaagcatcagatagatggcttACACATTCAGAGACCATACAGAGACCGA
Above is a genomic segment from Oncorhynchus gorbuscha isolate QuinsamMale2020 ecotype Even-year linkage group LG10, OgorEven_v1.0, whole genome shotgun sequence containing:
- the LOC124045543 gene encoding kallikrein-4-like gives rise to the protein MLLKLPKAYPQFTTIQLPPSTCQTPELKENVRIAGWSYTEDGRKPEKLQCSKSGDLQVTACYPTEDAQTKIQMRFCAAAPGKMDACHGDSGGSLMNTEGLLYGVTSRASKTECKVIINFMDVCKYRGWIMEEINKDNSLNSE